A section of the Jannaschia sp. S6380 genome encodes:
- the pobA gene encoding 4-hydroxybenzoate 3-monooxygenase has product MRTQVVIIGGGPSGLLLSQALSRQGIESVVLERRSRAHVLGRIRAGVLEHGSCALLRRAGVGARLEREGIRHDGTLIARGDRAVRIDLRDLTGHSVTVYGQTEVTRDLYAARDAAGGTVLHDVADVALHDLDGDAPSVTFRHEGRDRRAAGDFVVGCDGFHGPSRQAIPAAARREFERVYPFGWLGVLSETPPVDAELIYAGSDRGFALCSMRNANLSRYYVQCDLSDRPEAWTDDAFWDELRRRIPPAQAEALVIGPSIEKSIAPLRSFVCEPMRRGRLFLCGDAAHIVPPTGAKGLNLALSDVGLLQEALGRHFSVGDKEGIDRYSERALAAVWKAQRFSWWFTRLLHRFADETGFDRRLRAAEFAALCDGRAARAAMAESYVGLR; this is encoded by the coding sequence ATGCGGACGCAGGTCGTGATCATCGGCGGCGGGCCATCGGGCCTGTTGCTGTCGCAGGCGCTGTCCCGGCAGGGGATCGAGAGCGTCGTCCTGGAGCGGCGGTCGCGGGCGCATGTCCTCGGCCGGATCCGCGCGGGCGTGCTGGAACATGGAAGCTGCGCCCTGCTGCGCCGGGCCGGGGTGGGCGCGCGCCTGGAGCGCGAGGGGATCCGCCATGACGGAACCCTGATCGCGCGGGGCGACCGAGCGGTCCGGATCGACCTGCGCGACCTGACCGGCCATTCGGTGACGGTCTATGGCCAGACCGAGGTGACGCGCGACCTCTACGCCGCGCGCGATGCCGCAGGCGGCACCGTGCTGCACGACGTCGCGGATGTCGCGCTGCACGATCTGGACGGGGACGCGCCGTCGGTCACGTTTCGCCATGAGGGGCGCGACCGGAGGGCCGCCGGTGATTTCGTGGTCGGCTGCGACGGCTTCCACGGGCCCAGCCGGCAGGCAATTCCGGCCGCGGCCCGGCGCGAGTTCGAGCGGGTCTATCCGTTCGGCTGGCTGGGCGTCCTGTCCGAGACGCCACCCGTCGATGCCGAACTGATCTATGCCGGGTCGGACCGGGGCTTCGCCCTCTGCTCGATGCGGAACGCCAATCTCAGCCGCTACTACGTGCAATGCGACCTGTCCGACCGGCCGGAGGCGTGGACCGACGACGCCTTCTGGGACGAGCTTCGGCGCCGCATCCCGCCCGCGCAGGCCGAGGCGCTCGTGATCGGCCCGTCGATCGAAAAATCGATCGCCCCGCTTCGGTCCTTCGTCTGCGAGCCGATGCGCCGGGGCCGGCTGTTCCTGTGCGGCGACGCGGCGCATATCGTGCCGCCGACAGGGGCGAAGGGCCTGAACCTGGCACTGTCGGACGTGGGCCTTCTGCAGGAGGCGCTGGGCCGTCATTTCAGCGTGGGCGACAAAGAGGGGATCGACCGCTATTCCGAACGCGCGCTGGCCGCGGTCTGGAAGGCACAGCGTTTCAGCTGGTGGTTCACGCGCCTGCTGCACCGCTTCGCGGACGAAACCGGGTTCGACCGCCGCCTGCGGGCCGCCGAGTTCGCCGCCCTTTGCGACGGGCGCGCGGCCAGGGCGGCCATGGCCGAAAGCTATGTCGGACTGCGCTGA
- a CDS encoding LacI family DNA-binding transcriptional regulator — MSRAKSTDRIGIHEVARAAGVSLMTVSRAMRGVDGVSDATAKRVVRLAQEMGYFPNSAARALAVTNSTLVGISLPTLLNDVFADVLSGMRRTFEKAGYSSVMDTSDYDPDRELRWAERTLAWRPAAIILTGVTHHPTLRERLARERRPVLEIWDVTDDPIDICVGIDHLAAGMELGRHVAALGYRAPAYVGAPPGVDVRADKRFDGIARAFADVGAAAPRRVAVTGGNSFAAGSEGFGRIDLTEPPDVVFFLTDNMAFGGMMAAERAGLDVPGDIGIVGFNGLDLTSVMTRPITTLATPRRQIGEIGAQHLLARLNGLRPGPVTTLPVHLQPGATTRAV; from the coding sequence ATGTCGCGCGCCAAATCCACCGACCGGATCGGCATCCACGAGGTCGCCCGCGCGGCCGGCGTATCGCTTATGACGGTCAGCCGCGCGATGCGGGGGGTCGACGGCGTGTCGGACGCCACCGCCAAGCGCGTCGTCCGTCTGGCGCAGGAAATGGGGTATTTCCCGAACTCGGCGGCGCGGGCCCTGGCGGTGACCAATTCCACCCTGGTGGGGATTTCGCTTCCGACGCTTCTGAACGACGTGTTCGCGGATGTCCTGTCGGGGATGCGCCGGACGTTCGAGAAGGCCGGCTATTCCAGCGTCATGGATACCAGCGACTACGACCCGGACCGCGAGCTGCGATGGGCGGAGCGGACGCTGGCCTGGCGGCCGGCGGCGATCATCCTGACCGGCGTGACCCATCACCCTACCTTGCGCGAACGCCTCGCGCGCGAACGCCGCCCGGTGCTGGAGATCTGGGACGTGACCGATGATCCGATCGACATCTGCGTGGGCATCGACCACCTGGCCGCCGGGATGGAACTCGGCCGCCACGTCGCGGCCCTGGGCTATCGCGCTCCGGCCTATGTGGGTGCGCCGCCCGGCGTCGACGTGCGCGCCGACAAGCGGTTCGACGGGATCGCCCGCGCCTTCGCCGATGTCGGCGCCGCCGCCCCGCGCCGCGTGGCCGTGACCGGCGGCAACAGCTTCGCCGCCGGATCCGAGGGGTTCGGCCGGATCGATCTGACCGAACCGCCCGACGTCGTGTTCTTCCTGACCGACAACATGGCGTTCGGTGGCATGATGGCCGCCGAACGTGCCGGACTGGACGTGCCGGGCGACATCGGCATCGTCGGTTTCAACGGGCTGGACCTGACGTCGGTCATGACGCGCCCGATCACGACGCTGGCGACTCCGCGCCGCCAGATCGGCGAGATCGGGGCACAGCATCTGCTGGCCCGCCTGAACGGATTGCGTCCCGGCCCGGTCACGACGCTGCCCGTGCACTTGCAGCCCGGCGCCACGACGCGCGCCGTCTGA
- a CDS encoding VOC family protein has translation MQRLQVQALHHVTMMGADRQTSIDFWEGVLGMPFVFEQPNLDDPDEGHLYFDPGDGRLITIFTNEARRPGGGPARALPGMMHHIAFAVSQSTYSQLVARLDARGVTHSGEKDRGFMNSIYFRDPLGMLIELASYRFEPPAGRTHAEVLMQAHRIRTARGDDSIADVHVADAIEVLRAERPSLSD, from the coding sequence ATGCAGAGACTTCAGGTTCAGGCACTGCACCACGTCACGATGATGGGGGCCGATCGACAGACGTCGATCGACTTCTGGGAGGGGGTCCTGGGGATGCCTTTCGTGTTCGAGCAGCCCAATCTCGACGACCCGGACGAGGGGCATCTGTATTTCGATCCCGGCGATGGGCGGCTGATCACGATCTTCACCAACGAGGCGCGCCGTCCCGGCGGCGGTCCGGCGCGGGCCTTGCCGGGGATGATGCATCACATTGCCTTCGCCGTCAGCCAGTCGACCTATTCGCAACTCGTCGCCCGCCTGGACGCGCGCGGCGTCACCCATTCGGGCGAGAAGGACCGCGGCTTCATGAACTCGATCTACTTCCGCGACCCGCTGGGCATGTTGATCGAGCTGGCCTCCTATCGCTTCGAACCGCCTGCGGGGCGCACCCATGCCGAGGTCCTGATGCAGGCGCACCGGATCCGGACGGCGCGCGGCGACGACAGCATCGCGGACGTCCACGTGGCCGACGCGATCGAGGTGCTGCGCGCGGAACGACCGTCGCTCAGCGATTGA